The proteins below come from a single Lineus longissimus chromosome 5, tnLinLong1.2, whole genome shotgun sequence genomic window:
- the LOC135487436 gene encoding cryptochrome-1-like isoform X1, which translates to MLLPHLPAENRKEKMKVSVHWYRHGLRLHDNPALVEAIRDADEVYPVFIFDGKVAGTYSAGYNRWRFLHECLQDLDESYKKAGGRLYVFQGEPLEIFSNIFKEWNVTQLTFEEDPEPIWTERDKGVKALCKQMNVEWVEKVSHTLWNPKDILSANRGSPPLTYESFCNVIEMLGVPERPLDDADLTKVNLPASDDHDNKFGLPTLEMLGIEPECEKQLQRHNIWIGGESQALEQLATRKEIERKAFECDRILPMQSAPDLLGQPMSCSAHLRFGCLSIRKFYWAICDQYKQVKDKKPPSAVVSQFIWREYFYTMSVNNINYNSQENNPICLKVPWYEDDEKLQKWKNAKTGYPWIDACMTQLLVEGWIHHVARHAVACFLTRGDLWLSWEHGDKFFNRYQLDADWSVCAGNWMWIASSAFEQSLDCPKCFCPVRYGQTMDPTGAFVRRYLPILSQMPLKYLFNPWKAPPSVQKEAGCIVGEDYPERIVDHLEVSKKNRTTMLNYKNSLSKREPHCGPASEKEVDDFAWLTISAEDKCTANNECQKLHVE; encoded by the exons ATGTTGCTTCCTCATCTGCCAGCTGAAAATAGAAAA GAGAAGATGAAAGTGAGTGTCCACTGGTATCGCCATGGTCTTCGCCTCCATGATAATCCTGCCTTGGTTGAAGCAATCAGGGATGCAGATGAGGTTTATCCGGTCTTCATATTCGATGGAAAAGTAGCAG GAACTTACAGCGCTGGATACAACCGTTGGCGTTTCCTGCACGAATGTCTGCAGGATCTTGATGAGTCTTACAAGAAAGCTGGCGGCCGTCTGTATGTCTTCCAAGGAGAGCCACTGGAAATATTCTCTAATATCTTCAAG GAGTGGAACGTAACTCAGCTTACATTTGAGGAGGATCCTGAGCCAATATGGACTGAAAGGGATAAAGGGGTTAAGGCATTATGTAAACAAATGAATGTGGAATGGGTGGAGAAGGTCTCGCATACCCTATGGAATCCAAAAGA TATCCTCTCCGCTAACCGCGGCTCACCTCCACTGACGTACGAATCATTTTGTAATGTCATCGAAATGCTTGGTGTTCCGGAGCGCCCTCTTGATGATGCTGACCTCACCAAGGTCAATTTGCCTGCTTCTGATGACCATGACAATAAGTTTGGCTTGCCTACACTGGAGATGCTGGGTATTGAGCCGGAGTGCGAGAAACAGTTGCAGAGGCATAATATCTGGATCGGAGGAGAGAGTCAGGCACTCGAACAGCTGGCGACCAGGAAGGAGATTGAGAGAAAG gcaTTTGAATGTGATAGAATCCTTCCCATGCAGTCAGCCCCTGACCTGCTCGGACAACCGATGAGCTGTAGCGCCCATCTGAGGTTTGGATGCCTCTCCATCAGGAAGTTTTACTGggcaatttgtgatcaatataaGCAG GTGAAGGATAAGAAGCCTCCTTCTGCTGTGGTCTCTCAGTTCATCTGGAGAGAATATTTCTATACGATGTCAGTGAACAACATCAACTACAACTCCCAAGAGAATAATCCCATATGCTTGAAAGTGCCTTGGTATGAGGATGATGAAAAGttacaaaaatggaaaaat gcGAAGACTGGCTACCCATGGATTGATGCGTGCATGACCCAGCTCCTAGTGGAAGGCTGGATCCACCACGTTGCTCGGCATGCTGTGGCCTGTTTCCTCACACGTGGAGATCTCTGGTTGTCTTGGGAACATGGAGATAAG tttttcaatcgATACCAGCTTGATGCCGATTGGTCTGTGTGTGCTGGTAATTGGATGTGGATTGCCAGCTCTGCATTCGAACAATCTCTTGATTGTCCAAAGTGTTTTTGCCCTGTTCGCTATGGCCAGACCATGGATCCGACTGGAGCTTTTGTTAG GCGGTATTTACCGATCCTTTCCCAGATGCCTTTAAAGTATTTATTCAACCCCTGGAAGGCTCCCCCTAGTGTGCAGAAGGAAGCAGGCTGTATCGTTGGCGAGGATTACCCGGAGCGTATTGTCGACCATCTTGAAGTCTCCAAGAAAAATAGAACCACTATGTTAAACTATAAAAATTCATTGAGTAAAAGAG AGCCCCACTGTGGTCCGGCCAGCGAGAAGGAGGTGGATGACTTTGCATGGTTAACAATCAGTGCTGAAGATAAATGCACAGCTAACAATGAATGTCAGAAACTGCACGTTGAGTAA
- the LOC135487436 gene encoding cryptochrome-1-like isoform X2: MKVSVHWYRHGLRLHDNPALVEAIRDADEVYPVFIFDGKVAGTYSAGYNRWRFLHECLQDLDESYKKAGGRLYVFQGEPLEIFSNIFKEWNVTQLTFEEDPEPIWTERDKGVKALCKQMNVEWVEKVSHTLWNPKDILSANRGSPPLTYESFCNVIEMLGVPERPLDDADLTKVNLPASDDHDNKFGLPTLEMLGIEPECEKQLQRHNIWIGGESQALEQLATRKEIERKAFECDRILPMQSAPDLLGQPMSCSAHLRFGCLSIRKFYWAICDQYKQVKDKKPPSAVVSQFIWREYFYTMSVNNINYNSQENNPICLKVPWYEDDEKLQKWKNAKTGYPWIDACMTQLLVEGWIHHVARHAVACFLTRGDLWLSWEHGDKFFNRYQLDADWSVCAGNWMWIASSAFEQSLDCPKCFCPVRYGQTMDPTGAFVRRYLPILSQMPLKYLFNPWKAPPSVQKEAGCIVGEDYPERIVDHLEVSKKNRTTMLNYKNSLSKREPHCGPASEKEVDDFAWLTISAEDKCTANNECQKLHVE, encoded by the exons ATGAAAGTGAGTGTCCACTGGTATCGCCATGGTCTTCGCCTCCATGATAATCCTGCCTTGGTTGAAGCAATCAGGGATGCAGATGAGGTTTATCCGGTCTTCATATTCGATGGAAAAGTAGCAG GAACTTACAGCGCTGGATACAACCGTTGGCGTTTCCTGCACGAATGTCTGCAGGATCTTGATGAGTCTTACAAGAAAGCTGGCGGCCGTCTGTATGTCTTCCAAGGAGAGCCACTGGAAATATTCTCTAATATCTTCAAG GAGTGGAACGTAACTCAGCTTACATTTGAGGAGGATCCTGAGCCAATATGGACTGAAAGGGATAAAGGGGTTAAGGCATTATGTAAACAAATGAATGTGGAATGGGTGGAGAAGGTCTCGCATACCCTATGGAATCCAAAAGA TATCCTCTCCGCTAACCGCGGCTCACCTCCACTGACGTACGAATCATTTTGTAATGTCATCGAAATGCTTGGTGTTCCGGAGCGCCCTCTTGATGATGCTGACCTCACCAAGGTCAATTTGCCTGCTTCTGATGACCATGACAATAAGTTTGGCTTGCCTACACTGGAGATGCTGGGTATTGAGCCGGAGTGCGAGAAACAGTTGCAGAGGCATAATATCTGGATCGGAGGAGAGAGTCAGGCACTCGAACAGCTGGCGACCAGGAAGGAGATTGAGAGAAAG gcaTTTGAATGTGATAGAATCCTTCCCATGCAGTCAGCCCCTGACCTGCTCGGACAACCGATGAGCTGTAGCGCCCATCTGAGGTTTGGATGCCTCTCCATCAGGAAGTTTTACTGggcaatttgtgatcaatataaGCAG GTGAAGGATAAGAAGCCTCCTTCTGCTGTGGTCTCTCAGTTCATCTGGAGAGAATATTTCTATACGATGTCAGTGAACAACATCAACTACAACTCCCAAGAGAATAATCCCATATGCTTGAAAGTGCCTTGGTATGAGGATGATGAAAAGttacaaaaatggaaaaat gcGAAGACTGGCTACCCATGGATTGATGCGTGCATGACCCAGCTCCTAGTGGAAGGCTGGATCCACCACGTTGCTCGGCATGCTGTGGCCTGTTTCCTCACACGTGGAGATCTCTGGTTGTCTTGGGAACATGGAGATAAG tttttcaatcgATACCAGCTTGATGCCGATTGGTCTGTGTGTGCTGGTAATTGGATGTGGATTGCCAGCTCTGCATTCGAACAATCTCTTGATTGTCCAAAGTGTTTTTGCCCTGTTCGCTATGGCCAGACCATGGATCCGACTGGAGCTTTTGTTAG GCGGTATTTACCGATCCTTTCCCAGATGCCTTTAAAGTATTTATTCAACCCCTGGAAGGCTCCCCCTAGTGTGCAGAAGGAAGCAGGCTGTATCGTTGGCGAGGATTACCCGGAGCGTATTGTCGACCATCTTGAAGTCTCCAAGAAAAATAGAACCACTATGTTAAACTATAAAAATTCATTGAGTAAAAGAG AGCCCCACTGTGGTCCGGCCAGCGAGAAGGAGGTGGATGACTTTGCATGGTTAACAATCAGTGCTGAAGATAAATGCACAGCTAACAATGAATGTCAGAAACTGCACGTTGAGTAA
- the LOC135487437 gene encoding headcase protein-like, with protein MPNHRHKKQAPVSNGKRRGSGEENDESKNQQSTEPHANGAGAEGQQRHVRENDHVRGAQRDIENRDPQGQQGQGSMVKCCLPTGCEVCEMITVNDPHDAVRVICNNEQCDQSDWMHKECFDMWEDVVLAYLRSCGRARSWSEKQRLQNLWTKKGYDLAFKACDCKCGRGHLRKDLDYIPKANTKRRNKKKSTNDKPMPVINTGKHEKTHHANGNGSGNANGGGIMAVMINNINTNGIGVHPNVKRHMSGPLPPTHATPSNVQPHQRVRHLSLTSTGSSPPNSLGSPATVTPPSTPCTPNVGGSKKSKFDFFADASQAAAGNIFKRRPDFMSFSILPRHKQNPYHIKMEDDGPHGNDDTRSFILSHLSSYKATNISCLLCKTRMSVFDRYPLIDGTFFLSPVMYDQTSAYRVQMDGKTQYLQAVCMRCLEGGVILRCGACGRRWDGSTLLLGTMYSYDIFAATPCCQKRLSCKHCQIPIIICGLQFYSEYSHALPCPSCKIEDHHFVKPLQEVYIIQQPNICK; from the coding sequence ATGCCGAACCATCGCCACAAAAAACAAGCGCCTGTGTCAAACGGTAAGCGAAGGGGAAGTGGGGAGGAGAACGACGAAAGCAAGAATCAGCAGTCTACTGAGCCACATGCCAATGGTGCGGGTGCTGAAGGGCAACAACGGCACGTGCGAGAAAATGACCATGTGCGAGGGGCGCAAAGGGACATTGAGAATAGAGACCCTCAGGGTCAGCAGGGCCAGGGTAGTATGGTGAAATGCTGTTTACCTACAGGATGTGAAGTTTGTGAGATGATAACTGTCAATGATCCTCATGATGCGGTCCGAGTGATTTGCAACAATGAACAATGTGATCAGAGTGACTGGATGCATAAGGAGTGTTTCGATATGTGGGAAGATGTCGTCTTGGCTTATCTTCGTTCCTGTGGTCGTGCCCGGAGTTGGTCTGAGAAGCAGCGCTTGCAGAATCTGTGGACCAAGAAAGGATACGATCTGGCGTTTAAGGCTTGTGACTGTAAGTGTGGTCGCGGTCATCTGAGGAAGGATTTGGATTACATCCCGAAGGCGAATACAAAACGTCGCAATAAGAAGAAGTCGACCAATGACAAGCCCATGCCGGTTATAAACACTGGTAAGCATGAGAAAACCCACCATGCTAATGGTAATGGTAGTGGTAATGCCAATGGCGGCGGAATCATGGCTGTCATGATTAATAATATTAACACGAACGGCATTGGTGTCCACCCGAATGTCAAGCGTCACATGTCTGGTCCCTTGCCCCCAACTCATGCAACTCCTTCCAATGTTCAACCACATCAGAGAGTTCGCCATCTTAGTCTGACAAGCACTGGGTCCAGTCCCCCAAACTCGTTGGGTTCTCCAGCAACAGTGACTCCTCCATCTACACCTTGTACTCCAAACGTGGGTGGTTCCAAGAAGTCAAAGTTTGATTTCTTTGCTGATGCCTCGCAGGCTGCTGCTGGGAATATCTTCAAGCGTCGACCAGACTTCATGTCATTCAGCATCTTGCCGCGCCACAAGCAGAACCCTTACCACATCAAGATGGAAGATGATGGCCCGCATGGTAACGATGATACCCGCAGCTTCATTCTGTCACACCTCAGCTCTTACAAGGCAACCAACATCTCTTGTCTCCTATGCAAAACTAGGATGTCCGTCTTCGACCGATACCCTTTGATCGATGGCACCTTCTTCCTGTCTCCAGTCATGTATGACCAGACGAGTGCATACCGTGTCCAAATGGATGGCAAGACCCAATACTTGCAGGCTGTCTGTATGCGATGTTTGGAAGGGGGTGTAATCCTGCGTTGTGGAGCATGTGGAAGGCGTTGGGATGGAAGCACATTGCTGCTCGGTACCATGTATTCTTACGATATATTTGCTGCAACTCCATGTTGTCAGAAGCGTCTAAGCTGCAAGCATTGTCAGATACCGATTATTATATGTGGGCTACAATTCTACAGCGAGTATAGCCATGCATTGCCATGCCCGAGTTGTAAGATAGAGGATCACCACTTTGTTAAACCCCTACAAGAAGTTTACATCATCCAGCAGCCAAATATATGCAAGTGA
- the LOC135487438 gene encoding putative neutral sphingomyelinase: MTGLTLNVLTLNSWGVHTPFACQYRHERIAAIGAEVAKGEYDIVTLQEIWCQSDYDKLCKKITSVMPYTHYFHSNMIGTGVCLFSKYPILETFLHRYQVNGFAHRFYHGDWFGGKGCGLAKIDVKGFRINVYATHMHAQYRVVNDEYLACRVSQAFEMSQFIKTTSDSCDMVIAAGDFNARPDSVAYSVIRKNSLLKDAWLDQKVKPSNPETGNTSDLPSNLFHSAYWLKNFPHGERIDYIMYKNNQGCSIECLDCSVTMGKIPDQTFPYSDHEGVAAVFTLRRNITAMGPVLEIKDIEERDGALNDALGILQQGLTRVDFEKMLYLGYVVVCLLLFIFFGWTNPIFELSCLYTLLQCILSVLICFGIWMGVVYKTAEGAGLQNARKDIINLRNATKAEREARH, encoded by the exons ATGACGGGCCTAACACTAAATGTGTTAACTTTGAATTCATG GGGTGTGCACACACCGTTTGCCTGCCAGTACCGCCATGAGAGGATAGCTGCTATAGGAGCTGAAGTTGCTAAGGGAGAATATGATATTGTGACCTTGCAAGAG ATCTGGTGCCAGAGTGATTATGACAAATTGTGTAAGAAGATCACGAGTGTGATGCCCTATACCCATTATTTTCATAG TAACATGATTGGTACTGGAGTGTGTCTCTTCTCAAAGTATCCGATCCTCGAAACATTCCTTCATCGTTATCAGGTCAACGGGTTTGCTCACAGGTTCTACCACGGTGACTGGTTTGGGGGGAAAGGTTGTGGGCTTGCCAAGATTGATGTCAAGGGATTCAGGATCAATGTGTATGCCACACAT ATGCATGCCCAATACAGAGTAGTAAATGACGAGTATCTGGCTTGCCGAGTTTCCCAGGCATTTGAGATGAGTCAGTTTATTAAGACAACTAGCGATTCATGTGATATGGTGATTGCGGCTGGAGATTTTAATGCCCGTCCTGACAGTGTGGCATATAGTGTCATAAGAAAGAATTCTCTGCTGAAGGATGCTTGGCTTGATCAG aaagTCAAGCCATCGAACCCAGAGACTGGTAACACAAGTGACTTACCCTCTAATCTATTCCATTCAGCTTATTGGTTGAAAAACTTCCCGCATGGTGAGAGAATTGATTACATAATGTACAAGAATAACCAAG GTTGTAGCATCGAGTGTCTGGATTGTTCTGTAACGATGGGCAAGATACCAGACCAGACGTTTCCATATTCTGACCATGAAGGCGTGGCGGCTGTCTTCACTCTTAGGAGAAATATCACTG CCATGGGACCCGTCTTGGAAATCAAGGACATTGAAGAGCGAGACGGAGCACTCAACGATGCACTGGGGATCTTGCAACAAGGATTAACTCGTGTTGACTTTGAAAAGATGCTCTACCTTGGATATGTGGTGGTCTGTCTCCTCCTCTTCATTTTTTTCGGATGGACCAATCCAATATTTGAACTGAGCTGTCTTTACACCTTGTTACAATGCATCCTGAGTGTATTGATATGCTTCGGCATCTGGATGGGTGTGGTCTACAAAACAGCAGAGGGAGCTGGACTACAGAATGCGCGCAAGGATATAATCAATCTACGGAATGCCACCAAGGCAGAGCGGGAAGCCCGGCATTGA